Part of the Sphingomonadaceae bacterium OTU29LAMAA1 genome, GTACCGCACTTCATCTTCTCGTCCACCGCCGCGACGTACGGCACGCCGGTGAAGGTGCCGGTGCAGGAAGGCGACCCGACCGTCCCGATCAATCCCTATGGCATGTCCAAGCTGATGACCGAGGCGATGCTGCGCGACGTCGCGGCGGCGCATCCGATCAACTATTGCGCGCTGCGCTATTTCAACGTCGCCGGTGCCGATCCCGAAGGCCGATCGGGTCAGTCAACAGTGGGCGCGACGCATCTGATCAAGATCGCGGTCGAGGCGGCGACCGGCAAGCGCGACGCGGTGTCGGTGTTCGGCACCGACTTCGACACTCCCGACGGCACCGGCGTGCGCGATTACATCCATGTCAGCGACCTTGCCGCCGCGCATGTCGCCGCACTGGAATTGCTGGCCGCCGAACCGACGCGCAGCCACACGCTCAACGCCGGCTACAATCGCGGCTGCTCGGTCAACGAAGTGCTCGATGCGGTCGATCGCGTCACCAACCTGACGATCCAGCGCCGCTACGAAGGACGTCGTGCCGGCGACCCCGCCGCATTGGTCGCAGACAATAGCGCGATCCTTGCCACCCTGCCCTGGCGTCCGCAGCGCGACGACCTCGACACGATCGTCAAGGATGCGCTTGCCTGGGAACGCAAGCTCGCCGAGCGCGGCTAGAGCGTTACCGGATCAGGTTGAACCACCGTCATCGCCCTGCGGGCGACCGCTGCGCGGCGGGGCGCTTTTGCCGTGATGCTGCGTTGTTCGTCAGTCACGATGCTCCGGCATCGCTCCCTTCTCACGCCTTGCAACACGCCAAAATCACCTCCGTGCCTGTGATCCAACCTGATCCGGTAACGCTCTAGCGTTCGCCGCCGATCGCCTGCCGTGCGCCGGCGGTCGCGGTCCACCAGCCGAAGGCCCATAGCGTGCCGAAGCTCCACCCGGCCAGCACGTCGCTGGGCCAGTGGACGCCGAGGTACACGCGGCTGCACCCGATCGCGCCGACCAGCAGCACCGCGACCGCCAGCAGGTAGCGCCGCGCCGCGCGGCTCGGCGTCACCTGCCCCGCCAGCGTGGCGAGCGTCAGATAGATCACCGCACTCGACGTCGCATGGCCGCTGGGAAAGCTGTAGCCGCTGACGTCGACCAGATGCGGCACCAGATCGGGGCGTGCCCGCACCACCAGCCCCTTGATCACATCGACCGCCCAGCCGCCGGTCAGGCACGCCATCGCCGTCGCCAATGCGGTCAGCCACAGCCGCTGCATCAGCAGGAAGCCGACGACGATCGTAGCGAACAGCGTCAGCACGACGCCGCCGCCGAGGGCGGTGATATCGGTCGCGACCTTGGGCAGCCACACCGGCCCGCCCCATTGGCGCAGGCCGACGATGATCCCGCGATCGAAAGCAAACGGATACCGGCTGGTCGCGAACGCCCCGGCGAGCAGCACGGCCAGCCCCGCGGCGATCAGGGCAAGGCCGACGAGCAAGGGGGGTATGCGCCGCTTGCCGGGCACGGTCGACATATCGGGTTCGGTCATCACGGCTCCCAACGCGTCGACGCCGCTCCGGTGCCGGTCGGTACGTCGTCGGCATGGGAAACGTCGATGGTGGGTCCGCCGCCTACCACACCAAGAGCTGCAACGCTCGATATCTCGCCACTCAACGTTCTTATTTCGTTATTAATGCC contains:
- a CDS encoding phosphatase PAP2 family protein; translation: MTEPDMSTVPGKRRIPPLLVGLALIAAGLAVLLAGAFATSRYPFAFDRGIIVGLRQWGGPVWLPKVATDITALGGGVVLTLFATIVVGFLLMQRLWLTALATAMACLTGGWAVDVIKGLVVRARPDLVPHLVDVSGYSFPSGHATSSAVIYLTLATLAGQVTPSRAARRYLLAVAVLLVGAIGCSRVYLGVHWPSDVLAGWSFGTLWAFGWWTATAGARQAIGGER
- the galE gene encoding UDP-glucose 4-epimerase GalE gives rise to the protein MVTGGAGYIGSHAVLALLDAGHDVVVVDNLVTGFDWAVDSRATLVQANIEDDAAVRGAIRDHNVRAIMHFAGSVVVPESVSDPLKYYRNNTAATRALLESAVVEGVPHFIFSSTAATYGTPVKVPVQEGDPTVPINPYGMSKLMTEAMLRDVAAAHPINYCALRYFNVAGADPEGRSGQSTVGATHLIKIAVEAATGKRDAVSVFGTDFDTPDGTGVRDYIHVSDLAAAHVAALELLAAEPTRSHTLNAGYNRGCSVNEVLDAVDRVTNLTIQRRYEGRRAGDPAALVADNSAILATLPWRPQRDDLDTIVKDALAWERKLAERG